One segment of Candidatus Falkowbacteria bacterium DNA contains the following:
- a CDS encoding NAD(P)-binding domain-containing protein: MNIAIFETKPWEQDMFKKELKGQKITFFKEPIQKVPLKKFKNTNVITSFITSKIDAKIIKELPNLKLIATRSTGFDHIDLKQSTAQKVKVVNVPTYGENTVAEHAFALILNLSRNVFKSYLRSLKKDYSIEGLKGFDLQDKTIGVVGCGHIGLHLIRIARGFGMDVLVYDINRDKFLSETLNFKYVGLNELLKKSDVISMHLPYCKATHHIINKKNIKLIKKGAILINTARGGLVDTSALIEALDKKILRGIGLDVLEGENLLLEEHHMLHREKSNNKEMAMLIKDHKLLAKDNVIYTPHIAFYSQEAVDRITKTTIENIKSFIKGKTVNEVKAL; this comes from the coding sequence ATGAACATCGCTATTTTTGAAACAAAACCTTGGGAACAGGACATGTTTAAGAAAGAATTAAAAGGGCAAAAGATTACATTTTTTAAGGAACCAATTCAAAAAGTACCTCTTAAAAAGTTTAAAAATACTAATGTCATTACAAGTTTTATTACTTCTAAAATTGACGCGAAAATTATTAAAGAGCTACCAAACCTCAAATTAATTGCTACGCGCTCAACTGGTTTTGATCACATTGACTTAAAGCAATCAACAGCCCAAAAAGTTAAAGTAGTTAACGTGCCAACTTATGGTGAAAACACAGTGGCTGAACATGCCTTTGCCTTAATTTTAAATTTATCAAGAAATGTTTTTAAATCATATTTGCGAAGTTTAAAAAAAGATTACTCTATCGAGGGCTTAAAAGGCTTTGACTTACAAGACAAAACTATTGGTGTTGTTGGTTGTGGCCATATTGGCTTACATCTTATTAGAATTGCTCGCGGCTTTGGTATGGATGTTTTAGTTTATGATATAAATCGAGACAAATTTTTATCAGAAACTCTTAACTTTAAATATGTTGGCTTAAATGAATTGCTAAAAAAGTCAGATGTCATTTCAATGCATCTTCCATACTGCAAAGCAACTCATCACATTATCAACAAAAAGAATATTAAACTAATTAAGAAAGGCGCGATATTAATTAATACCGCTCGCGGTGGTTTGGTTGACACTAGCGCTTTAATCGAGGCACTCGATAAAAAAATCTTAAGAGGAATTGGACTTGATGTTCTAGAAGGTGAGAATTTATTGTTAGAAGAACACCACATGTTGCATCGCGAAAAATCTAATAACAAAGAAATGGCCATGCTTATAAAAGACCATAAACTCCTTGCTAAAGACAATGTAATTTACACGCCGCATATCGCTTTCTATAGTCAAGAAGCGGTTGATAGAATTACTAAGACAACAATTGAAAATATCAAAAGCTTTATAAAAGGCAAGACTGTAAATGAGGTAAAAGCATTATAA
- the gatB gene encoding Asp-tRNA(Asn)/Glu-tRNA(Gln) amidotransferase subunit GatB: MYDIIIGLEIHAGLKTKSKMFCSCANETSAEANTNVCPICLGHPGTLPTVNKEAVEKTILLGLALDCTINQHSKFDRKNYFYPDLPKGYQISQYDIPFCEGGSLEVNDKKIAITRIHLEEDTGRLSHPALSDDSLVDFNRAGTPLLELVTEPIIPDPATAKAFGQRYQQVLRYFNISTADMEKGEMRCEGNISLQTKGSWKYKNGQIIPVGKAKLNAKVELKNINSFRSLERALEFEIKRQSIALDKGETILPETRGWNDQKSETVRQRVKETSADYRYFPEPDLPPVVITNSWLKDIKARMVELPWKTESRLRAEYGLSEYDAMVVALDKNLLSFTEDVISELQAWVKTKGDNWERQRVILSKLAVNWIINELSKNLNEKNQSAKDLKLTAENLAEFILMVHQGKINSSAAQKILSVMMNKGGEPTSIMNSLGLAQIDDKTALKEIIKKIISAKPDQVELYKKGKVTVIQFFIGQVMAASKGAANPAVVKELLEEELKK; encoded by the coding sequence ATGTACGACATAATTATCGGGCTAGAAATACATGCTGGCCTTAAAACTAAATCAAAGATGTTTTGTTCTTGTGCGAACGAAACCTCTGCTGAAGCAAACACAAATGTTTGCCCAATTTGTCTTGGCCATCCTGGAACACTACCGACTGTCAATAAAGAAGCTGTTGAGAAAACTATTCTGCTTGGTTTAGCCTTAGACTGCACTATTAATCAGCATTCTAAATTTGATCGCAAAAATTATTTTTATCCTGATTTACCAAAAGGCTATCAAATTTCACAGTATGATATCCCCTTTTGTGAAGGCGGCTCATTAGAAGTTAATGACAAAAAAATTGCTATAACCAGAATTCACTTAGAAGAAGACACTGGACGTTTGTCGCATCCAGCATTATCTGATGACTCACTAGTTGACTTCAACCGCGCCGGAACTCCACTTTTAGAATTAGTAACTGAACCAATTATTCCTGATCCTGCCACAGCCAAAGCTTTTGGCCAACGCTATCAGCAAGTTTTGCGCTACTTTAATATTTCTACGGCTGACATGGAAAAAGGAGAAATGCGTTGTGAAGGAAATATCAGCTTACAGACCAAGGGTTCATGGAAATATAAAAATGGCCAGATTATTCCTGTTGGCAAAGCAAAATTGAACGCCAAGGTTGAATTAAAAAATATTAACTCTTTCCGTTCTCTTGAGCGTGCTTTAGAATTTGAAATTAAACGTCAAAGCATTGCCTTAGACAAAGGTGAAACAATTTTACCTGAAACACGTGGCTGGAATGACCAAAAGAGCGAAACTGTCAGACAGCGCGTTAAAGAAACTTCAGCTGACTACCGCTACTTCCCTGAACCTGACTTGCCACCAGTTGTTATTACAAATTCATGGCTTAAAGATATTAAAGCTCGCATGGTTGAATTACCGTGGAAAACAGAAAGTCGTTTAAGAGCAGAATATGGCCTATCTGAATATGATGCCATGGTTGTAGCACTTGATAAAAATCTTTTGTCTTTTACTGAAGACGTTATTTCTGAGTTACAAGCCTGGGTTAAAACTAAAGGTGATAACTGGGAAAGACAAAGAGTTATTTTATCTAAATTAGCTGTTAACTGGATTATTAATGAATTAAGCAAAAACCTTAACGAAAAAAATCAAAGCGCTAAGGATCTAAAATTAACCGCTGAGAACTTAGCTGAATTTATTTTAATGGTTCATCAAGGCAAAATTAATTCTAGTGCGGCGCAAAAAATCTTGAGTGTTATGATGAATAAAGGCGGTGAACCAACTTCTATCATGAATAGTTTAGGTTTAGCGCAAATTGATGATAAGACTGCACTTAAGGAAATTATTAAAAAAATTATCTCAGCCAAACCAGATCAGGTTGAATTATACAAGAAAGGTAAAGTAACAGTTATTCAATTCTTTATCGGTCAAGTTATGGCAGCCAGCAAAGGAGCGGCTAACCCAGCCGTGGTCAAAGAATTATTAGAAGAAGAATTAAAAAAATAA
- a CDS encoding deoxynucleoside kinase produces MSKGFLIVIDGTDGSGKKTQTELLYNWLKENNHPVEKISFPSYGTPSAYFVERYLNGDYGQKANEVNPRLSSIFYALDRFDKSQAIKEMLAEGKIVVTDRYVTANMGHQGSKFTDQAALREYFTWLYDFEYEICQIPKPDLNILLHVSSEINTKLITNRGNVQDIHEKDPEHLKKAELTYLEIAKLFSEDMTMIECVKDDQIMSREEIHEIIKAKVSTLIK; encoded by the coding sequence ATGAGTAAAGGCTTTTTAATAGTCATCGACGGTACGGATGGTTCGGGCAAAAAAACTCAAACCGAATTACTTTATAATTGGTTAAAAGAAAATAATCATCCAGTTGAAAAAATTAGTTTTCCAAGCTATGGTACGCCATCAGCCTATTTTGTTGAAAGATATTTGAATGGTGATTATGGTCAAAAAGCTAATGAAGTTAACCCTCGCTTAAGTTCTATTTTTTATGCTCTTGATCGCTTTGATAAAAGCCAAGCCATCAAAGAAATGTTGGCCGAAGGTAAAATTGTTGTAACTGATCGCTATGTTACTGCTAATATGGGTCATCAAGGCAGTAAGTTCACAGATCAAGCAGCGCTTCGGGAATATTTTACTTGGTTATATGATTTTGAATATGAAATTTGCCAAATTCCTAAACCTGATTTAAATATACTTTTACATGTTAGCTCAGAAATAAACACTAAACTTATTACTAATCGCGGCAACGTTCAAGATATTCATGAAAAAGATCCTGAGCACTTAAAAAAAGCTGAGCTTACTTATCTGGAAATCGCTAAACTTTTTTCTGAAGACATGACCATGATTGAATGCGTCAAAGATGATCAAATTATGAGCCGCGAAGAAATTCACGAAATTATCAAAGCTAAAGTTTCTACTTTAATTAAATAA
- a CDS encoding AAA family ATPase: MIVIGLVGPLSAGKGRVSEYIVNKYGASRHGFSDSLRDAMDRLQIEKNRVNFQDLSTFLRQRFGEDLLAKAMAKDIREDNHEYIVVEGIRREADIAYLKEIPNFHLVAIDADIKLRYERLVKRSQNTDDDNKTFEEFVEDHKREADASVPILMTKAEFQIDNNGSEEDLDKQINSIIEKIKQYE, encoded by the coding sequence ATGATTGTAATTGGCTTAGTCGGACCGCTTTCTGCTGGTAAAGGCAGAGTGTCTGAATACATTGTAAATAAATACGGGGCAAGCCGCCATGGTTTTTCTGATTCGCTTAGAGACGCTATGGACCGACTGCAAATTGAAAAAAACCGAGTAAATTTTCAAGATTTATCAACTTTTTTAAGACAAAGATTTGGTGAAGATCTTTTAGCTAAAGCCATGGCTAAAGACATCAGAGAGGATAATCATGAATATATTGTTGTCGAAGGAATTAGACGCGAAGCTGATATTGCCTACTTAAAGGAAATACCTAATTTTCATTTAGTTGCGATTGATGCTGACATTAAATTGCGTTATGAACGATTAGTCAAAAGATCACAAAACACAGACGATGACAATAAAACATTTGAAGAGTTTGTCGAGGATCATAAAAGAGAGGCTGATGCTTCAGTTCCTATATTGATGACTAAGGCTGAATTTCAGATTGATAATAATGGCAGCGAAGAAGATTTAGATAAACAAATTAATTCTATAATTGAAAAAATAAAACAATATGAGTAA